A single window of Methanothermobacter marburgensis str. Marburg DNA harbors:
- the thpR gene encoding RNA 2',3'-cyclic phosphodiesterase yields the protein MKVRAFLAVDVDDELRERVCEIQDILRGADAQIKFVEPENLHFTLKFFGDVGEGKLRRIRGIVEETLKGYEPFDLHVMGAGVFPSPRYIRVVWLGVENPGVFSELQRNLDMEFARIGFRKEREYVPHLTIGRVKGPRNREKLAALIDELENVDAGTLRVDRVSLKRSDLTPEGPVYSDLEVFRI from the coding sequence ATGAAGGTCAGGGCCTTCCTTGCAGTTGATGTTGACGATGAATTAAGGGAAAGGGTGTGTGAGATACAGGATATCCTGAGGGGCGCCGATGCCCAGATAAAGTTCGTTGAACCTGAGAACCTCCACTTCACCCTGAAATTCTTCGGTGATGTGGGTGAGGGCAAACTGAGGAGGATAAGGGGGATAGTTGAGGAAACCCTGAAGGGTTATGAACCATTCGACCTTCACGTGATGGGGGCAGGTGTCTTCCCCAGCCCACGCTACATCCGGGTGGTGTGGCTTGGTGTTGAAAACCCGGGGGTATTCTCAGAGCTGCAGAGGAACCTGGACATGGAATTTGCCAGGATAGGATTCCGGAAGGAAAGGGAGTACGTGCCCCACCTGACCATCGGGCGGGTCAAGGGTCCGAGGAACCGTGAGAAACTTGCAGCCCTGATAGATGAGCTTGAGAATGTGGACGCCGGCACCCTCAGGGTTGACAGGGTCTCACTTAAAAGGAGTGATCTCACACCGGAGGGACCCGTCTACAGTGACCTTGAGGTCTTCAGAATCTGA